In Pelosinus sp. UFO1, one genomic interval encodes:
- a CDS encoding acyl-CoA carboxylase subunit beta, whose amino-acid sequence MKTVLEKIENLKTQQETIKLGGGAKRIEKQHASGKMTARERIERLLDPNTFIEFDQFVKHRCINFGMEKQESPGEGVVTGYGTVNGRLVFVFAQDFTVVGGSLGEMHAAKIVKVQEMALKMGAPIIGINDSGGARIQEGIDALAGYGDIFFNNTMASGVIPQISVIMGPCAGGAVYSPALTDFIYMVDKTSQMFITGPQVIKTVTGEEVSAETLGGAMTHNEISGVAHFVTANDEDCLEQIRYLLSFLPNNNLETPPRYETEDKANRMEEALNSAIADDPSIPYDMKNIIKMIVDNGEFYEAQPFFAQNIITCFARLDGKSVGIIASQPKVMAGCMDINTSDKCARFIRFCDAFNIPLVNLVDVPGFLPGTSQEYGGIIRHGAKVLYAYSEATVPKVTVITRKSYGGAYIGMCSRHLGADMVFAWPTAEIAVMGPAGAANIIFRGDAEVMEKTQKYVEEFATPYKAAERGFVDMIIEPKETRVRIIEALKMLETKSETRPAKKHGNMPL is encoded by the coding sequence ATGAAAACAGTTTTGGAAAAAATTGAGAATTTGAAGACACAGCAAGAGACAATTAAATTGGGCGGTGGCGCAAAACGTATTGAAAAACAGCATGCTAGTGGTAAAATGACTGCTCGTGAGCGTATCGAAAGGCTTCTTGACCCGAATACTTTTATTGAGTTTGATCAGTTTGTAAAACATCGTTGTATCAATTTTGGTATGGAAAAACAAGAAAGCCCTGGTGAAGGGGTAGTAACTGGTTATGGTACGGTCAATGGACGACTCGTGTTTGTTTTTGCCCAAGATTTTACGGTAGTCGGAGGTTCCTTAGGAGAAATGCATGCTGCTAAAATTGTAAAAGTGCAGGAAATGGCATTGAAGATGGGAGCACCTATTATTGGCATTAATGATTCTGGTGGTGCGCGGATCCAAGAAGGAATTGATGCGTTGGCAGGGTATGGGGATATCTTTTTTAATAACACCATGGCCTCAGGAGTTATTCCACAGATCTCTGTTATTATGGGACCTTGTGCAGGCGGTGCCGTTTATTCTCCAGCATTAACTGATTTTATTTATATGGTAGATAAAACGAGTCAAATGTTTATTACAGGACCACAAGTTATTAAGACTGTGACAGGTGAAGAGGTGTCTGCTGAAACCTTAGGGGGAGCTATGACTCATAATGAGATATCAGGGGTTGCTCATTTTGTGACAGCCAATGATGAGGATTGTCTGGAACAGATTCGTTATTTATTAAGCTTTTTACCAAACAATAATTTGGAAACTCCGCCTAGATATGAGACTGAGGATAAGGCAAATCGCATGGAAGAGGCCTTAAATTCGGCTATTGCAGATGATCCTAGTATTCCTTATGATATGAAAAACATTATAAAAATGATTGTGGATAATGGGGAATTTTACGAAGCACAACCTTTTTTTGCCCAGAATATTATTACTTGCTTTGCTCGCCTAGATGGCAAAAGTGTAGGGATTATTGCGAGCCAGCCTAAGGTAATGGCTGGATGTATGGATATTAATACATCGGATAAATGCGCTCGATTTATCCGCTTCTGTGATGCTTTTAATATTCCCCTAGTTAATTTAGTGGATGTTCCTGGATTCTTGCCAGGTACTAGCCAAGAATATGGTGGTATTATTCGTCATGGCGCCAAGGTATTATATGCTTATTCAGAGGCTACAGTACCAAAAGTCACTGTAATCACTCGTAAATCTTATGGTGGGGCATATATTGGTATGTGTTCAAGGCACTTAGGTGCTGATATGGTTTTTGCATGGCCAACAGCAGAAATTGCTGTCATGGGACCAGCAGGAGCAGCGAATATTATTTTTCGCGGTGATGCAGAAGTAATGGAAAAAACCCAGAAATATGTAGAAGAGTTTGCTACTCCTTATAAAGCGGCAGAACGAGGTTTTGTGGATATGATTATTGAACCTAAAGAAACGAGAGTACGTATTATTGAGGCTCTTAAAATGCTCGAAACAAAAAGTGAAACCAGACCGGCCAAAAAACATGGTAATATGCCTTTATAA
- a CDS encoding CHAP domain-containing protein, producing MYRKISLSILVIYMYFSAIAFAADWHQLPDGICAKYAAQEFEKIAPQPGVNWLNTNYDWTLQANQAGWVTKAMARDAMVGAIAEWQGLDRDGGHVAIVRVVLSDRIIVEENNVGKVVGNRIYSFGGINYRSEVTDSWGKTTIRAIKYDDMRKMDSRKFMGYIWPIRQDDYDKDPAKYQVSYMDQMEIKEPRYKGFFEYWAPAYMLKEFDKVAQEPGVNWKGNVTKWIDNAQKAGWITKTDSHDAKIGALLIRTNPTNNKVKVDIIREIKNNEIVVDSRKSNLYPFTETLQMDDLKTDKEGFNFIGYIWPVRE from the coding sequence ATGTATAGAAAAATTAGCTTGAGTATTTTGGTTATTTATATGTATTTTTCAGCCATTGCATTTGCTGCTGATTGGCACCAGTTACCGGATGGTATCTGTGCTAAATATGCCGCCCAAGAATTTGAAAAAATTGCACCGCAACCAGGAGTTAACTGGTTAAATACTAACTATGATTGGACTTTACAAGCCAACCAAGCTGGTTGGGTAACAAAGGCTATGGCTAGGGACGCAATGGTTGGAGCAATTGCAGAGTGGCAAGGTCTCGATAGAGATGGAGGACATGTTGCTATAGTTCGAGTCGTATTGTCTGATCGTATTATTGTAGAGGAGAACAATGTAGGTAAGGTAGTTGGTAATCGTATATACTCATTTGGTGGAATAAACTATAGATCTGAAGTGACTGATAGTTGGGGTAAAACAACTATCAGAGCAATAAAATATGATGATATGAGGAAGATGGATAGTCGCAAGTTTATGGGCTATATTTGGCCTATTCGTCAAGATGACTATGATAAAGATCCGGCGAAATATCAAGTATCCTACATGGATCAAATGGAAATTAAAGAGCCAAGGTATAAAGGATTTTTTGAATATTGGGCTCCTGCTTACATGCTTAAAGAATTTGATAAAGTAGCTCAGGAACCAGGTGTTAATTGGAAAGGAAATGTAACAAAGTGGATTGATAACGCACAAAAGGCTGGATGGATAACTAAAACTGACTCACATGATGCAAAAATAGGTGCGTTATTAATAAGAACTAATCCAACTAACAATAAAGTTAAAGTTGACATTATACGGGAAATTAAAAATAATGAGATTGTTGTTGATTCCCGTAAAAGTAATTTATATCCTTTTACAGAAACTTTGCAAATGGATGATTTAAAAACAGATAAAGAAGGTTTTAATTTCATTGGTTATATATGGCCAGTAAGAGAATAA
- a CDS encoding DUF362 domain-containing protein has protein sequence MSKVVITKADTYDEQAVALAMHELLNQLGGISKFIKPGDKVLLKPNMLEGLPPDKAVTTHPEIVRAMIRQVKGAGGIPLVGDSPGVSSTLKAAEKCGILRVCQHEDVELIPFIDKVEVPFAQGSTVKKFVLAKAYIQVDKVISLAKMKTHSFMGVTGGVKNLFGLMVGTDKAQFHLRMKKRSDFAGMLVDLAQVIKPVLYIVDGIVGMEGHGPRNGKPKQANILLGGRNGFAVDLVMAEVMGYKGETMPVAAKALSLDLSPRMKDIEIVGSGSNIRLEFAKPRNLESLDNKLPAPVVDFFQNQLTAKPVIADCCIACGRCAAHCPPEAIKMMDNKAVIDYKKCIRCYCCQELCPADAVKLQNGLLLKMIRRGK, from the coding sequence GTGAGCAAAGTAGTAATTACAAAAGCAGATACTTATGATGAACAGGCAGTTGCGTTAGCAATGCATGAATTACTTAATCAATTGGGAGGTATATCAAAGTTCATTAAGCCGGGAGATAAGGTTTTACTCAAACCAAATATGTTGGAAGGGTTACCGCCAGACAAAGCAGTGACTACCCATCCTGAAATCGTCCGGGCGATGATAAGACAAGTTAAAGGAGCGGGTGGGATTCCTCTTGTGGGGGACTCACCTGGAGTAAGTAGTACACTGAAGGCCGCTGAAAAATGCGGTATTCTTAGGGTATGCCAACACGAGGACGTAGAGCTTATACCTTTTATCGATAAGGTGGAAGTACCTTTTGCTCAAGGTAGTACCGTGAAAAAATTCGTCTTAGCGAAAGCCTATATCCAAGTAGATAAAGTAATTTCATTGGCAAAGATGAAGACTCATTCCTTTATGGGGGTTACAGGGGGAGTGAAAAATCTATTCGGTTTGATGGTTGGGACTGATAAGGCTCAGTTTCACCTACGGATGAAAAAACGTAGCGATTTTGCTGGAATGTTAGTGGACTTAGCACAGGTGATAAAGCCAGTGCTTTATATAGTAGATGGTATTGTTGGTATGGAAGGTCATGGACCGCGAAACGGTAAGCCCAAGCAGGCTAATATACTTCTAGGCGGAAGGAATGGTTTTGCTGTGGATTTGGTCATGGCAGAAGTGATGGGGTATAAGGGGGAAACCATGCCTGTTGCAGCTAAGGCATTGTCCTTAGATTTGTCGCCAAGAATGAAAGATATAGAAATTGTAGGAAGTGGTAGCAATATACGATTAGAATTTGCTAAGCCTCGTAATTTAGAATCCTTAGATAATAAGTTACCTGCCCCAGTCGTTGACTTTTTTCAAAATCAGCTGACAGCTAAGCCAGTGATTGCGGATTGTTGCATAGCTTGTGGGCGATGTGCCGCCCATTGCCCTCCTGAAGCAATTAAAATGATGGATAATAAAGCAGTAATTGACTACAAAAAATGTATCCGCTGCTATTGCTGCCAAGAATTATGTCCTGCTGATGCAGTGAAGCTACAAAATGGATTATTGTTGAAAATGATAAGGAGAGGGAAGTAA
- a CDS encoding iron-containing alcohol dehydrogenase produces the protein MQNFQFSNPTKIIFGKGEIKRLPKEIPSNSKVLVIYGGGSVKKTGLLETIKEVLKDYQLGEFGGIEPNPTYETLMKAVELIRKENYDFLLAVGGGSVIDGTKFIAAAVPFTQGDPWELVEKHLPIDTALPFATVLTLPATGSEMNNGAVITRKALQAKLPFFSPVTFPRFSILDPIYTYTLPNKQIANGVVDAFVHVMEQYLTYPVAGKVQDRFAEGLLLTLVEEGPIALQDPENYDVRANIMWTATLALNGLIGSGVPQDWSTHMVGHEITALYGLDHAQTLAIVLPSMLEVMKEEKAAKLLQYSERIWNIDINLSPAEKIELAIEKTRNFFETMGVRTRLSDYGLGEETIEKIIAGLKAHGMVKLGEKGTVTTEVVRQVLALSL, from the coding sequence GTGCAAAATTTTCAATTTTCAAATCCGACAAAAATTATTTTTGGTAAAGGTGAAATTAAGCGATTGCCAAAGGAGATTCCTTCCAATAGCAAAGTACTAGTGATTTATGGTGGCGGCAGTGTCAAAAAAACTGGTCTGCTAGAAACAATTAAAGAGGTATTGAAGGATTATCAACTAGGAGAATTTGGCGGTATTGAGCCTAATCCAACTTATGAAACTCTGATGAAGGCTGTGGAATTAATACGCAAAGAGAACTATGATTTTCTATTGGCTGTAGGAGGCGGTTCAGTTATTGACGGAACCAAGTTTATCGCTGCAGCTGTACCTTTTACGCAAGGTGATCCTTGGGAATTGGTTGAAAAACATTTGCCTATCGATACGGCATTACCTTTTGCAACAGTTTTGACGCTGCCAGCTACGGGATCGGAAATGAATAATGGGGCTGTAATAACTAGGAAAGCTCTGCAGGCGAAATTACCGTTTTTTAGTCCAGTGACTTTCCCACGTTTCTCCATACTTGATCCAATTTATACATATACGTTGCCAAACAAGCAGATTGCTAACGGGGTTGTAGATGCTTTTGTTCATGTGATGGAACAATATCTGACCTACCCAGTCGCAGGAAAAGTGCAAGATCGGTTTGCGGAAGGACTGCTTTTGACATTGGTGGAAGAAGGTCCAATTGCTTTACAAGATCCAGAAAACTACGATGTACGTGCTAATATAATGTGGACGGCTACTCTTGCTCTAAATGGTTTGATTGGTAGCGGGGTACCTCAGGATTGGTCTACTCATATGGTGGGACATGAAATTACTGCTTTATATGGACTAGATCATGCTCAGACATTGGCTATCGTGCTACCATCCATGTTAGAAGTGATGAAGGAAGAAAAAGCAGCTAAACTTCTTCAGTACAGTGAGCGAATTTGGAATATAGATATCAACTTATCACCAGCAGAAAAAATCGAGTTAGCGATTGAGAAGACTAGGAACTTCTTTGAAACTATGGGCGTTAGAACTCGCTTATCGGATTATGGCTTGGGTGAAGAGACAATCGAAAAGATCATTGCTGGTTTAAAAGCACATGGAATGGTCAAGCTTGGTGAAAAAGGTACAGTAACAACGGAAGTAGTTCGTCAAGTATTAGCGTTAAGCTTGTAA
- a CDS encoding NADH:flavin oxidoreductase, with amino-acid sequence MEHNEKIRNHDLEVLFQPVRIGNLSLANRIAMAPMTRGFSPNGVPGEDVAGYYRRRAENEVGLLITEGTLINHPAAAEGLGRPNFHGEAALSGWSQVVESVHKAGGKIIPQLWHVGMARQINGDNPNPTAPPIGPSGIDVATGVKVTEPMTKSEIEHIVKAFGQAASDAKSLGFDGLEIHGAHGYLIDQFFWGKTNQRQDEYGGDLVARTRFAVEIVRACRQAVGPEFPIVFRYSQWKLGNYSAKLAENPEQLAEFLAPLVDAGVDIFHCSTRRYWEPEFEGSPLNLAGWTKQLTGKPTITVGSVGLDNNFIDFFMEGKGAKTTSLTPLIERLQKKEFDLVAVGRALLADPAWVTKTHQNRTDELIPFELGAEKTLS; translated from the coding sequence ATGGAACACAATGAGAAAATTAGAAATCATGATCTAGAGGTTTTATTTCAACCAGTAAGGATTGGGAATTTATCATTAGCGAATCGAATTGCCATGGCGCCAATGACAAGAGGATTTTCTCCTAATGGCGTACCTGGCGAAGATGTGGCAGGATATTATAGAAGACGAGCAGAAAATGAAGTAGGATTGCTTATTACTGAAGGTACATTGATTAATCACCCTGCGGCAGCAGAAGGCCTAGGTCGACCTAATTTCCATGGGGAAGCAGCGCTGAGTGGCTGGTCACAGGTTGTGGAATCCGTTCATAAGGCAGGAGGCAAGATTATTCCTCAGTTATGGCATGTTGGAATGGCACGTCAAATAAATGGTGACAATCCGAATCCAACTGCCCCACCAATTGGTCCATCAGGGATTGATGTAGCTACAGGGGTAAAAGTAACTGAACCAATGACTAAGTCCGAAATCGAACATATCGTTAAGGCATTTGGGCAGGCGGCGAGTGATGCGAAAAGCCTAGGGTTTGATGGGCTTGAGATTCATGGTGCACATGGATACTTAATTGATCAATTCTTTTGGGGAAAAACAAATCAGCGCCAGGATGAATACGGCGGAGATCTGGTTGCACGTACCCGATTTGCCGTTGAAATCGTGCGCGCTTGCCGGCAAGCTGTAGGCCCAGAATTCCCGATTGTATTCCGCTACTCTCAATGGAAATTAGGAAATTACAGTGCGAAGCTGGCAGAAAATCCGGAACAACTTGCTGAATTTTTAGCACCCTTAGTAGATGCAGGAGTAGACATTTTCCATTGCTCAACTCGTCGTTATTGGGAACCAGAATTTGAAGGATCACCTCTAAACTTAGCCGGGTGGACGAAGCAATTAACTGGCAAACCAACGATTACTGTCGGATCTGTTGGTCTTGACAATAACTTTATCGACTTTTTCATGGAAGGGAAAGGTGCAAAGACTACAAGCCTTACACCTCTCATTGAAAGATTACAGAAGAAAGAGTTTGATTTAGTAGCAGTGGGCAGGGCTCTACTTGCCGATCCAGCATGGGTAACAAAAACACATCAAAATAGAACGGATGAATTAATTCCTTTTGAACTTGGTGCAGAAAAAACATTGTCTTAA
- a CDS encoding TetR/AcrR family transcriptional regulator produces the protein MARKKSADLEKTKQNLLEVGLSLFEQKGFNATGIQEIATSADIPKGSFYNYFSSKEEFGVAVIRYYTDISTERWESILDTATQEEDYYKALYTAFSAIAEEYRCAQIKKGCLLGNLAAEISEASEECRMALQQSVSQYKSILAERFLVGQEMGKVRRDLPAQQLSDLVWDCWQGSLLRMKIEKSVEPVNNDLELLFHHILPPGI, from the coding sequence ATGGCGAGGAAAAAAAGTGCAGATTTAGAAAAAACAAAACAAAATTTATTAGAAGTTGGCTTATCACTCTTTGAACAAAAAGGTTTTAACGCTACAGGTATCCAAGAAATAGCTACATCAGCCGATATTCCCAAAGGGTCATTCTACAATTATTTTTCGAGTAAGGAGGAGTTTGGCGTAGCGGTGATTCGCTATTATACCGACATAAGTACGGAAAGATGGGAAAGTATCTTAGATACGGCAACCCAAGAAGAAGATTATTATAAGGCGCTGTATACAGCATTTTCGGCGATTGCTGAAGAATATAGATGTGCCCAGATAAAAAAAGGCTGCTTATTAGGGAATCTTGCTGCTGAAATCAGTGAGGCCAGTGAAGAATGTCGTATGGCTTTGCAGCAATCTGTAAGTCAATACAAATCAATTTTAGCGGAACGTTTTCTCGTAGGACAGGAAATGGGGAAAGTAAGAAGGGATTTACCAGCACAGCAATTATCTGATTTAGTTTGGGACTGCTGGCAGGGAAGCTTATTACGGATGAAAATTGAAAAATCAGTGGAGCCAGTCAATAATGATTTGGAATTGTTATTCCATCATATTTTGCCACCAGGAATCTAG
- a CDS encoding Gfo/Idh/MocA family protein, producing MNKVRFAIVGTGSITPTHAQAISAIPDAELVAIFGRSAAKAQELATQFNCDWYNDYQEMLKRTDIDVVSICTPNGLHADLGIQAALAGKHVVIEKPIDVTLEKADTLIKTCQKQGVELSIVFQRRYSDGVIALKNLLEQGKLGKVIFGGCYIKLYRSQEYYDSAAWRGTWDIDGGGVLMNQGIHYIDMLQYLAGSVAEVTGHCGTFGHTGIEVEDTASAAVTFQSGALGVIEGTTCAYPGLVSRVDIYGTEGCAVIENDVLTSVQLKSGYEYKVGSSTENAGVSSPDISFECHQRQFQEITTALKNNTEPPISGVEGRKALEVILAIYKSAFTGDSVLLPLADSLFLKDLAKTGGFKRK from the coding sequence ATGAATAAAGTAAGATTTGCAATAGTAGGGACCGGATCGATAACCCCTACGCATGCCCAGGCAATTTCAGCGATACCTGATGCTGAGTTGGTTGCGATTTTTGGTCGATCTGCTGCAAAGGCGCAAGAACTTGCTACCCAATTTAATTGTGATTGGTACAATGACTATCAGGAAATGTTAAAAAGAACTGATATTGATGTAGTTTCGATCTGTACTCCTAATGGACTGCATGCTGATCTTGGAATTCAGGCTGCATTAGCGGGTAAACATGTTGTAATCGAGAAGCCAATTGATGTCACATTAGAAAAAGCGGATACCCTAATTAAAACCTGCCAAAAACAAGGAGTGGAATTGTCAATCGTATTCCAAAGGCGTTACAGTGATGGTGTTATCGCTTTAAAAAATTTACTGGAACAAGGCAAATTGGGTAAAGTGATTTTTGGAGGTTGCTACATTAAGCTATATCGGAGTCAGGAATACTATGACAGCGCTGCTTGGCGTGGGACATGGGATATTGATGGCGGTGGCGTTTTAATGAACCAAGGTATCCACTATATTGATATGCTGCAGTATTTGGCAGGATCAGTCGCAGAAGTTACAGGTCATTGTGGAACTTTCGGCCATACAGGCATAGAGGTGGAGGATACTGCCTCGGCTGCTGTTACGTTTCAATCTGGTGCGTTGGGAGTAATCGAAGGGACTACCTGTGCATATCCAGGTCTAGTTTCGCGGGTAGACATCTATGGGACAGAAGGATGCGCGGTGATTGAGAATGATGTACTTACCTCTGTTCAATTAAAATCGGGTTATGAATATAAAGTAGGAAGTAGTACTGAAAATGCTGGGGTGAGTAGTCCCGATATTTCTTTTGAATGTCATCAGCGTCAATTTCAGGAAATAACTACAGCATTAAAAAATAACACGGAACCACCAATCAGCGGAGTGGAAGGCCGAAAAGCATTGGAAGTAATATTGGCTATTTATAAATCCGCATTTACAGGAGATAGCGTATTGTTGCCTTTAGCAGATAGCTTATTTTTAAAAGATCTAGCTAAAACGGGTGGGTTCAAGAGAAAGTAG
- a CDS encoding MarR family winged helix-turn-helix transcriptional regulator → MATEDIIVKAINVLSESMRECMRKYKEETPNSKELFNLTITQLHYLHAIRERGNPTITELAEKFGVQKSTVTVAINKLLQREFIEKISSESDLRVVHISLAAKGKRLIEIEDMGYYQFAGHIMESLDETERETFAYLLGKVTDNTTRD, encoded by the coding sequence ATGGCGACGGAAGATATAATCGTTAAAGCAATCAATGTTCTATCTGAGTCAATGCGTGAATGTATGCGAAAATATAAAGAAGAGACTCCTAACAGCAAAGAATTATTTAATTTAACAATAACTCAATTACATTATCTTCATGCGATAAGAGAGAGGGGAAATCCTACGATAACCGAGCTTGCAGAAAAGTTTGGGGTGCAAAAATCTACGGTAACGGTTGCCATTAATAAGCTTTTACAAAGAGAGTTTATTGAAAAAATCTCCTCAGAAAGTGATCTTAGGGTAGTACATATCAGCTTAGCAGCAAAGGGAAAAAGATTAATTGAAATCGAAGATATGGGATATTATCAATTTGCTGGTCATATTATGGAATCACTGGATGAGACTGAAAGAGAAACATTTGCATACCTTTTAGGTAAAGTAACAGACAATACTACCCGCGACTAA
- a CDS encoding nitroreductase, translating into MNRRQFINYSGASLALLGGAYLFNSLLQFKTPDRENVGNQIKGLEEGALDIIYLASLAPSGHNTQPWTVRIIDSNHWIIGTDLTRCLAVVDPENREALLSIGAFLENLVVAARVKGYDVDVQVVAKQPKDRDVLDIKLRKVNGSNNFDVKKIRLRRTVRNNLLNDQLSREDIQFLIGKNTDSIYYTRESREGHYLAEGTLLANKSQVYRDSAQEELAQWIRWSNQDSRHYRNGLTPETMEIEGIAKWYVKNFYTRQSVLENSFREETIKKVGEQVAAGSGWLLITSKDSSIPELIETGRKLQRMWLEARDKRIAIHPMTQMLEEEIIGNEMASFLGITEKIQFLLRIGYCNDYPQPVSPRMLLANIIL; encoded by the coding sequence ATGAATCGACGGCAATTCATTAATTACAGTGGAGCGAGTCTTGCCCTGCTAGGGGGAGCTTATCTATTCAATTCATTGTTGCAGTTTAAAACACCTGATAGAGAAAACGTAGGTAACCAGATAAAGGGGTTAGAGGAGGGGGCGCTAGATATAATATATCTAGCCTCTTTGGCACCTAGCGGACATAACACCCAACCATGGACGGTACGGATTATTGATAGTAATCACTGGATTATCGGTACAGATCTAACTAGGTGCTTAGCTGTTGTTGATCCAGAAAATCGTGAAGCTCTTCTTTCGATAGGGGCCTTTTTAGAAAACCTAGTCGTTGCAGCAAGGGTAAAAGGATATGATGTAGATGTTCAAGTAGTAGCTAAACAGCCAAAAGATAGAGATGTATTAGATATAAAGCTAAGAAAAGTTAACGGGTCAAATAATTTTGATGTTAAGAAAATAAGATTGCGCAGGACGGTTAGAAATAACCTTCTTAACGATCAATTATCGAGGGAAGATATTCAATTTCTGATAGGAAAAAATACAGATTCTATTTATTATACAAGGGAGTCAAGAGAAGGGCATTATCTTGCAGAAGGGACTCTTTTGGCTAACAAATCACAGGTCTATAGGGATTCTGCGCAAGAGGAATTGGCGCAGTGGATTCGATGGTCGAACCAGGATAGTAGGCATTATCGCAATGGGTTAACTCCTGAAACAATGGAGATAGAAGGTATAGCGAAATGGTATGTTAAAAACTTTTATACTAGACAATCTGTTTTGGAGAATAGCTTTCGAGAGGAAACAATTAAGAAAGTAGGGGAACAAGTGGCTGCTGGCAGTGGGTGGTTGCTAATTACCAGTAAGGATTCCTCGATTCCAGAATTGATTGAGACGGGTCGAAAGCTTCAGAGGATGTGGCTTGAGGCACGGGATAAAAGAATAGCAATCCACCCCATGACCCAAATGCTCGAAGAAGAAATAATAGGAAATGAAATGGCATCTTTTTTAGGAATTACTGAGAAAATCCAATTTTTATTACGAATAGGCTATTGCAATGACTATCCCCAACCTGTGAGTCCAAGAATGTTATTAGCAAATATAATCTTATAA